A DNA window from Terriglobia bacterium contains the following coding sequences:
- a CDS encoding type III polyketide synthase, with the protein MRIAGAGTAFPQYVYDQQAIVAALKEYWGERLQRPELLQRLHARSGVERRHLVMPTEAYAAVDTWGKANTLWIEHAQELGHNAICRAITPLGLAPTDINALYVASVTGVASPSLDALLINRMGLSPNLKRAPIFGLGCVAGAWGIARAADYVKAYPDQIAVVLCVELCSLTWRRDDVSAANLVSTGLFGDGAAAAVIAGAETGLAGPQIIDTRSVFYPGTEEVMGWDISENGFRIVLSPDVPLVVKQHLRSDVDSLLAEHGLGRRDIASWIIHTGGPKVLEAVEEALELPEGALDPSWECLRQVGNLSSASVLCVLQDFLAHRRGAPGTYSVLAAMGPGFCSEVVLLRW; encoded by the coding sequence ATGAGAATTGCTGGCGCCGGCACCGCGTTTCCGCAATACGTCTATGACCAGCAGGCGATCGTGGCCGCGCTCAAAGAATATTGGGGCGAGCGCCTGCAGCGCCCCGAGTTGCTGCAGCGCCTGCACGCGCGCTCCGGCGTCGAGCGGCGACATCTCGTCATGCCCACGGAAGCGTATGCCGCGGTGGATACCTGGGGAAAAGCGAACACGCTGTGGATCGAACACGCGCAGGAGCTGGGCCACAACGCCATCTGCCGCGCCATCACGCCGCTGGGCCTGGCTCCCACTGACATCAACGCGCTGTATGTCGCCTCCGTAACCGGTGTCGCCAGTCCGTCGCTGGACGCGCTGCTGATCAACCGCATGGGCCTTTCGCCCAACCTCAAGCGGGCGCCGATCTTCGGGCTGGGATGCGTTGCTGGCGCCTGGGGCATTGCGCGCGCCGCCGATTACGTGAAGGCCTATCCCGATCAGATCGCAGTAGTGCTGTGCGTTGAGCTGTGCTCGCTGACCTGGCGCCGCGACGACGTGTCCGCCGCGAACCTGGTTTCCACCGGCTTGTTCGGCGATGGCGCCGCGGCGGCGGTGATCGCCGGCGCCGAGACCGGACTTGCGGGCCCGCAAATCATCGATACCCGGTCGGTGTTCTATCCCGGCACCGAAGAAGTTATGGGCTGGGACATTTCCGAGAACGGCTTCCGCATCGTGTTGTCGCCGGACGTCCCCTTGGTGGTGAAGCAGCATTTACGCTCCGACGTTGATTCGCTCCTCGCCGAGCACGGGCTGGGCCGCCGCGACATAGCAAGCTGGATCATCCACACGGGTGGCCCCAAAGTGCTGGAGGCGGTGGAGGAGGCGCTCGAATTGCCGGAGGGCGCGCTCGATCCTTCGTGGGAGTGCCTGCGGCAGGTGGGAAACCTTTCGTCCGCATCGGTGCTGTGCGTGCTGCAGGATTTTCTGGCCCACCGCCGCGGCGCGCCCGGCACCTACAGTGTGCTGGCGGCAATGGGGCCCGGCTTCTGCTCCGAGGTGGTGCTGCTGCGCTGGTGA